The Streptomyces griseiscabiei genomic sequence CCGCTCCTCGTCGAGCAGTTCCGCCCGCTCGCCGAGGAGCACCGCCAGCCGCCGCTCCGCACGGCGGGCCGCCTCCAGACCGCCCAGTTCCTCCGCCACCTTGCGGGCGGCGCCGGCGAGCCCGGCGGCACCCGCGTCGGCGTACGTCCCCGGCAGCCCGGCGCGCCCCCGCTCTTCCTCCGCACTCGCCCGCCGATGCTCGCGCTCGGCCTCGTCGCGCAGCTCCAGCGCGGGCACCACGGCCTCCGCCTTGCGGGCCCGCTCCATCCGCGCCCGGTCCTCCCGGTGCGCGTCGGCCCGCTCCTCCAGCCGCGCGGCCCGCTCCCGCGCCTCCGCGAACCGCCGTTGCAGCCGGGCGACTTCGCGTACGTCGTCCAGGGCGCGGTCGGCGGCGGCGCGGGCCGACTCGGCGGCGGCGCGCGCGCAGTGGGCGACGGTGAGCCGTTCCCGCGCGGTGCTGCGGGCGACGGCGGCCCAGCCCAGCACGGCGTCGGCGAGCCCGGGGTCGCCGGGTGCCGCCTCGGGCGGCTCCGGGCCGTCCCCCGCCGCCTGCTGCATCCGGTGGGCGTCGGCGAGCAGGTCCGTGTCGCCGTCGCGCACCCGTGCCTCGGCCGCCCGGCGCCGGTCGGCGAGCCGCTTCTCGACGGCGGCGAAGTGATGGGTGTCGAAGAGCCGGCCGAGCAGCTTTCCGCGTGCCTCGGCGTCGGCCCGCAGGAACCGCGCGAAGTCGCCCTGCGGCAACAGCACGACCTGGCAGAACTGCTCCCGGCTCATCCCCAGGACCTGGGTGATCTCCTCGCCGATCTCCTGGTGGGACCGGCTGAGATCCTTCCAGGACCCCGCGCCCGCGTCGTACTCGCGCAGCCAGCTCTGCGCCTTGTCGACCGTGGTCCCCGCCCGATTCCCCTTCTTCGGCCGCTCCCAGGGCGGCTGTCGGGTGACCTCCAACCGGCGTCCGGCGACGGTGAGTTCGAGCCGGACCTCGGTACGTGTCGAAGGCGCCGCGTGGTCGCTGCGCAGGGTCATGCCCTGCCCGCCGCCGTTCTGCCGGGCGCCCGGCACCGAGCCGTACAGCGCGTAGCAGACGGCGTCCAGGACCGAGGTCTTGCCCGCGCCGGTCGGGCCGTGCAGCAGGAAGAGCCCGGCGGCCGAGAGGTCGTCGAAGTCGACGGACTGGGCGCCGCCGAAGGGGCCGAAGGCGGTGATGTCGAGCCGGTGGAGCCTCATCGGTCCCCTCCCGGGGCGGGCCGGGGCGACGGGTGGACGGGGTTCACCGGGCGACCTCCCGCACCGTCTCGTCGGCCCTTACGTCGTCGAACGCGTCCCTGAGCACGCGCCGTTCGTGTGCGTCGGGGCCCGTGCCGCGGACGTGGGCGACGAAGTCCTCGGCGATCTCCTGGTCGTCGCGGCCGGCGAGGCGGCGGGCGTAGGAGATGTCCGGGTCGCCGGGGGCGCGCTCGGGATCGAAGACGAGGCTGAGGGTGTGCGGGAAGCGGGCGCAGAGCCGGGCCATGGGCTCGGCGGGCCGGACCGGGTCGGTGAGGGTGGCCTCGACCCAGGCCTCCTCGTGCCGGGCCAGCTCCGGGTCGGCGAGCAGTTCGTCGAGCCGTCCCCGGATCCGGGCGAGAGGACGGGGGACGGGGCAGTCCACGCGCTCGGCGTCCACCGAACCGTCGGCGCCGAGGTCCACCAGCCACATGCTCTTGCGGTGGTCGGCCTCGGAGAAGGAGTACGGCAGCGGGGACCCGGAGTAGCGGACGCGGTCGGTGAGGGTCTGGCTGCCGTGGAGGTGGCCGAGCGCCACATAGTCGACGCCGTCGAAGACCCCGGCCGGCACGGAGGAGACACCGCCGACGGAGATGTCCCGCTCGCTGTCGCTGGGCGCGCCGCCGGTGACGAAGGCATGGGCCAGGACGACGGAACGGGTGCCCTCGGCGCGGGTGGCCAGATCCGCCCGGACCCGGTCCATGGCGGCGGTGAGCACCGCCTCGTGGCCCGGCTTCTCGACGCCGAACTCGTCCCTCACCAGGGCGGGTTCGAGATACGGCAGCCCGTAGAAGGCGACGTCGCCGTCGGCGTCCGGCAGCACCACCGGCGTCCCGACCGCCGAGGCCGCCGTCCGCAGATGGACGCCCGCCCGGCCGATGAGTCCCGCGCCGACACCGAGCCGCCGCGCCGAGTCGTGGTTCCCGGAGATCATCACCGTGGGCACCCCCAGCTCGGCCAGCCGGTGCAGGGCGTCGTCGAAGAGTTCGACCGCCGCCAGCGCGGGCACCGCCCGGTCGTACACGTCCCCGGCCACGACCACCACGTCCACGTCGCGCTCCCGCACGGTGGCGACCAGATGCCCGATGAACTCGGCCTGCGCGCCGAGCATGTTGACGCGGTGGAACGTCCGGCCCAGATGCCAGTCGGAAGTGTGCAGCACCCTCATGAGATCGCCCCGACCCGCACCTTCACCCCTCATGCCCCTCCGGAACCGCCGCGATACAGCGCCGAACAGCGCGAACCGCCACGAACCGGACCAGGGCTCACCGTCAACGCCCGCCACGCTAACGCATCCCGCACCCGCTCCTCTCCGGAACGGGGAGCCGCGGGCACACGTCGAGGGCCGGTCAGGCGTCCCCGTACGCCTCGCCGCCGAGTTCCAACTCTGCCGTGCCCGCGGTGGAGTCGGCGAGCCAGGCGCGGAACGCGTCCACCTCGGCGTCGGGCAGGGCGATCTCGATGGTGACGGCCTCCGCGTACCGCACGTCACGGACCTCGCGCCCGGTGGAGCGCAGGTCGTTCTGCACCTTGCCGGCGCGCTGGTGGTCGACGGTCACCGTGGCCAGCCGGAAGCGTCGGCGGGTGAGGGTGCCGAGCGTGTCCAGGGCCTCGCCGACGGCACCGCCGTACGCCCTGATGAGGCCGCCCGCGCCCAGTTTGACCCCGCCGTAGTACCGGGTGACGACGGCGACGACGTACCGCATGTCCCGGCGGAGCAGCATCTGCAGCATGGGGACGCCGGCGGTGCCGCCGGGCTCGCCGTCGTCGCTCGCCCGCTGGACGGCCGCGTCGGCGCCGATGACGTACGCGAAGCAGTTGTGCGTGGCGTCGGCGTGCTCCTTGCGGACGGCCGCGACGAAGTCCTGGGCCTCCTGCTCGGTGGCCGCCGGGGCGAGCGCGCACAGGAACCGGGAGCGGTTGACCTCGGTCTCGTGCACGCCGGCGCGGGCGACGGTGCGGTACTCGTCCTGCATCCGGCCAGCCTATGCGCAGGCCGGCGCACGCCGAGGGGCGCCCCGTCAGGGCTTCTTCTTCCCCCGGGCCACGATCAGGTCCGTCAGCAGGGCCGTGCCCGGGGTGAGCGCGGCCCAGGTCTCGCCGTGCCAGGAGAGGAACGCGATCGCCGAGGTGGGGAACTTGGTCCGTACGTCGTCCAGGGTGTCGTCGAGGCCGTCGCCGGCCAGGTCGAGGACGAGTTCCTCCAGTCCCGGGTTGTGGCCGACGAGCAGCAGCGTGCGCACCCGGTCGGGGACCTCGCGCACCACGTCGAGCAGCTCCGGCACCTCGGCGGCGTACACCCGCCCGTCATGCCGTACGGGCGGCGGCGTTCCCCACTCCGCGGCGGCCAGCTCCCAGGTCTGCCGCGCCCGTACGGCCGTGGAGCAGACGGTGAGGTCGGGCAGGCAGTCCGCCCCGGCGAGGGCCCGGCCGGCAGCGGGGGCGTCGCGCAGGCCGCGCGGTGCCAGGGGCCGCTCGTGGTCGGGAACGCCCACCGGCCACGCGGACTTGGCGTGCCGCAGGACGACGAGTCTGCGCAGGGGGCCCACGCCGGCGCGCGTGATCATGCCGATGCTCCGATCTCACGGGTGAGTTCCAGTCCGAGGAGCCGGTCCGCGTAGGCGTACGTCTCGAACCGCGCGCCGTCCGGCACGTCCCGCGCCCCCTCCACCTCCCTCAGTACGCCGAGCACCGCGCGTACGTCGAGGTCGTCCTCCCACGCGGCGCGCAGGGCCTGCCGCACGGGCTCGGGAACGGGCCTGGACGGCCGCGTCGCCCAGGCCGCGACCGCCGCGCGCCAGTGGGCGACCGTGTCGGCGGCCTCGGCGAGCGCGGTCGCGTCGAGGGTGGCGGGGGCCCGGTGGGGCTGCGCGAGAAGGGCGAGGCGGAGGGCGGAGCCCGACGGGGCCGGGGAGCCCGACGGGTCGGGTTCCCCGGGGCCGGTCACCGGGGCGACCGCGACGCTGAGGCCGGTCCCGGGCTCCCCCGAGCCGAACACCCGCAGCACCCGCTGTCCTCCCCCCGCCGTCGGGGCCTCGCTCGGCCGGACACCGAGGTCGTCGGCGCGCGCCCGCAGCGCGGTGGACGGGTCGGCGACCAGCAGGACGGGGCTCCCGCCCAGTTCCAGGGCACGGGCGAGGACATCGGCGACCAGCAGGACCCGCAGGGCCGAGGTGTCGTCCCCCGGCACGTCGGCATGGACCCGGGTGAGCGCCCTGCGGATCTCGGCGGGCTCGCCGGTCCGGGCGTCGGTGATACGCAGCACGGGGTGAGCGTAGGCGCGGGACGGCCGGAACGCAGTGCGGAGGACGGTATTCCGGAGATCGCGCCGTACCGCGGCCGCTCGAAGCCGTACGTGAACCAGTTCCCGGAAGCGGTGCCGGACGTCACGCCCGGCACCGCTTCCGGGAATCGCCGGGCCCCGCCCGCTGTTGCCGCTGGCAGCGCACCGCACGGACGGGCGCTCCACCGGCCGACCGACCGACAGAGGAGACGGCATGTACGGCGACCCCGCCACGATCCGCAGGGTGCTGACGGAACTCGGCGACACCTGGGCCGTCGTCGGCCTGTCCAACAACCGCGACCGGGCGGCGTACGGTGTCGCCCAGGTCCTCCAGCGCTACGGCAAGCGCGTCGTCCCGGTGCACCCCAAGGCCGAGACGGTCCACGGCGAACAGGGCTACGCCTCCCTCTCCGCCATCCCCTTCCCCGTGGACGTCGTCGACGTCTTCGTCAACAGCGACCTCGCGGGCTCCGTAGCCGACGAGGCCACCCGCATCGGTGCCCGGGCCGTCTGGTTCCAGCTCGGCGTGATCGACGAACCGGCCTACCACCGCACCCGCGAGGCGGGCCTGGACATGGTCATGGACCGCTGCCCGGCCATCGAGATTCCACGGCTGGCCTGAGGACCCCGCTCCCCCGGTCCGCAGAGCATCGTCGAGGCGGCCCCGGACCTCACTCGTGCGCGACCACGGCCACCGGCACCCCCGCGTGATGGAGCACGGCGTGCACCACGGGCCCGATGTGCGCCCCCACCGGCGAATGCCGTACCCGGCGCCCGACGACCACCAGGCACGCGTCCCGGGACGCCGCGAGCAGATGCTCCGCCGCCTTCCCCCGGCGGGACTCCTCCACCACCTCCACCCCGGGAAACTCCCGTCGCCACGGCACCAGCACCTCGGTCAGCGTCCCGGCCTCCACCTGGCCCACGTCGGCGTCGAGATCGGCCTCCAGCTCGGGCCGCTCGCGGAGGCCCGAGTGCGGCGGCGGACGCCAGTCGTGCAGGATCCGCAACGTGGTCCCGCGCACCAGGGCCGCCTCGAACGCGAACCGGATCAGCGTGTGATCCGGCTGCACGGTGTCCAGCCCGAGGACGACGGGCCGGAACGGCGACCCGGCACCCGGCTCGCCCTCCGTCCCCGGCTCGGTCCCTTCCCCGGCCGGCCCCGGCGAACCCGGCCCTCCGGCCGGCCCCGGCACATGCTCGTCCGAGGCCCGCTCCCCGGCCCGTACGAGCACCACCGGCCGCTCCGTGTGCGCGACCACGTGCAGCCCCACGGAGCCGAGCAGGAACCCGGCGATCCCGCTCAGCCCGCGGGAGCCGAGGACCAGCAGTTCCCCGCTGTGGGCCACCCCCACCAGTTCCTCGCTCGCCCGGCCCGCCAGCTGCTCGACCCGCACGTCGAGGCCCGCGTGCCGTGACCGGATCCCGTCGGCCGCCTCACGCAGCACCTTCCCGACGCCCGGGTCCCGCCACGCGCTCCGCCCCACGCCCACCGGTCCCACCTCCGCGCCGACGGGCGGGCCCGTCCCCGGCCCCAGCACCGGTTCCCTGCCCATCGGCTCGGGAACCGGCTCCCAGACATTGACCAACCGCAGCGGCAGCGCGCGAAGCGAAGCCTCCCTGGCCGCCCACTCGGCGGCGGCCAGACTCTCGGGCGAAGCGTCGATACCGGCGGTGACGGTGCGGAACATGGGCGCACCTCCAGAGGTCGAGGTCTGCTTCCAGGATCGCCGCAGCGCGGCCGATCCGCAGGGGCGCGACCGGGCCGCGGTGAGGGGGCCCGCCCCCGCACGGGCCCCGCGTCACACCGGCAGCAGCCGGGTCACCAGTTCCCCCAGCCGCCGCGCGTTCCGGCAGGCGTGCATGTCGACGATGTCGGCGTAGACGTGGGCGGCGGAGTCGCCCGTCCCCCACTGCTGCGGCGACTCGGGGTTCAGCCAGTGGACCCGGCGGGCGCGGGCCGCGATCCGCCGCAGGGCCTCCGGGTGCGGATCGAACCCGTTGGTGCGGGCGTCCCCCAGGACGATCACCGACGTACGGGGGCCCACGGCGTCGAGGTGCCGCTCGGCGAACTCCCCGAGCGCGGCCCCGTAGTCACTGCTGCCGTGCCAGCCGGAGACGGCGGCCTCGGCGGTGATCCGGCGGGCGAGCTCCGCGGGGTCGGCCGCGCCATGGGTGACCAGGCCGGTGACCTCGTCGACGCGGTTGACGAACGCGTACACCCGCACCTTGCTGAACTGGTCCCGCATCGCCTGCACCAGGAGCATCGTGAAGTTGGCGAACCCGGCGACCGAGCCGGACACGTCGCAGAGCAGCACGATCTCCGGGCGGGCGGGCCGGTGCCGCCGGTAGGCGGGGCGCAGGGGCACCCCTCCCGTGGACAGCGAGCGCCGGAGGGTGCGCCGGATGTCGATCTGACCGCGTGCGGCCCGGCGCCGCCGGGCGGCCAGCCGGGTCGCGAGCTTCCGGGCCAACGGCTGTACGGTACGGCGGAGTTCGACGAGCTGCTCACGGCTCGCGATCAGGAAGTCGACCTGGTCGGCGCTGGGCGCGACACCCCGCGCGGCGATCGTCTCCGCGCCCCGGCGCTCGGCGACCCGCCGCCGCGCCTCGGCACCCACCCGCTTCCGGAACTCCTCGATACGGCGCCGCACTTCGTCGGCGTCCAGCCGCTCGGTGAACCCACCCGAACCGAGACCGGAGCCGCCACCGGCCTCCGCACCCGCTCCCGCGTCGAATGACAAACCGCCACCGAATCCCATCCGGAACCCGGCCCCGCCTCCTCCGCCCGTCCCACCCGTCCCGCCGGCCTCCCGCGCACCCGCCAGAATCCGCGCCAACAGCGTCTGCGGCCGAAGGCGGTCCAGCGTCTGGTGGGCCGACCAGCCGTCCGACCCGGGGGAACCGTAACGGCCGAGCAGTTCCACGGCCTCGGCCGCGAGCCGGCCGAGCGCGACCGCGTCGTTCAGGGCCAGCGCCTCGGCGAGCCGGTCCCGCAGCTCGTCCCGGTCCCCGGCCGAGGCCCGCCGCGCACCGGTCAACTCCCCCACGCCGAGGGGGAAGTACAGCTCGAAGGTCGAGTCGAACACGGCGCGCTGCCGGTCGGCGCGCAGCAGCGCCGCCGCCAGCCCCTCGCGGATCCGCTCCCGGTCGGCGAGGCCCAGCACCTCCAGCACCGCCGCCGCGTCCACGGTCTCACCGGGCCCGATCCGAATCCCGTGACCACGCAACGCCCGTACGAACGCGGTGAGCCGGTCGGCCAGCGGCGCCGCCGAAGCCGTACGCACCTCACGCACTCCGTCGGCCCCGGCCCCGGCGGTCATACCAGCGTCAGCTTCCGCGCGGCCTTCTCGATGTCGTCCTGGTGCTTGAGGATCACGCCCAGGCTGTCCCGTACGACGTTCTCGTCGAGGGTGTCGGCGCCGAGGGCCAGCAGGGTGCGGGCCCAGTCGATGGTCTCGGCGACGGAGGGGGCCTTGCGCAGCTCCATCTCGCGCAGCGCGCCGACCACGCGGACGACGGAGTCGGCGAGGGCGGCGTCGAGGCCGGGGACCCGCAGCCGTACGATCCGGCGCTCCAACTCGGCGTCGGGGAAGTCGAGATGGAGGAAGAGGCAGCGGCGGCGGAGCGCCTCGGAGAGTTCCCGGGTGGCGTTCGAGGTGAGGACGGTGAAGGGGCACCGGGTGGCGGTGATCGTGCCCAGTTCCGGGACGGTGACCTGGAAGTCGCTGAGCACCTCCAGCAGCAGCCCCTCGACCTCGACGTCCGCCTTGTCGGTCTCGTCGATGAGGAGCACGGTCGGCTCGTCGCCCCGGATGGCGGTCAGCAGGGGGCGGGTGAGCAGGAACTCGTCGCTGAAGATGTCGGTGCGGGCGTCGTCCCAGGCCTCGTCGCGCCCGGCGGTGATGCGCAGCAACTGCTTGGCGTGGTTCCACTCGTACAGCGCGCGGGACTCGTCGATGCCCTCGTAGCACTGGAGCCGGACCAGCCGGGCGGCGCCGACCCGGGCGACGGCCTTGGCCAGTTCGGTCTTGCCGACGCCCGCCGGGCCTTCCACCAGCAGCGGCTTGCCGAGCCGGTCGGCCAGGAAGACGGTGGTGGCGACGGCGGTCGAGGCCAGGTATCCCACGTCGGCGAGCCGTGCGGCGACCTCGTCCACAGAGGCGAAGAAACCGGTCCCGGTGGCTTGCGGCCGCTCGTGGGCGTCGTGCTCGGCACGGTCCGCGGACTCGTAGGTCATGTGCTCTCCCCCTGGCCCTGTGCGCGAGGCCGTTCCCCGACACCTCCCCCAAAGTTACCAAGCGGTCGCTTTCCCTGTCTGCGGACCGAGGGTCCCGGTCCCGGACCGGACCTCAGGCCGCCACGACCAGCCGCTCCACCAGATCCGCCCATCCCCGCTCCAGCCGGTCCAGCGACATCCCGCGCCGCTCCACCAGGTGATCCACGAGCCCGATGTCCAGATAGCCCAGCAGGGTCTGCGCCAGCAGTTCGAGGTCGCCCGTCGCACGGGCCCGGCGCAGCAGCATGCACAGATGGCCGAGACGGAGCTGCGTGGCGGGGCCGGTGTGGCGGCGGGAGAGGTCGGCGCGGGCGGCGAGGTAGAGGTCGCGGTGGGCGTACTCGTGGCGGATGACGGCGGCGCCGAAGGCCCGCAGCCGCTCGACGGGCGGCGCGTCGGGGCCCAGGGGCGGCGGCCCGGTCAGGAAGGCGGCCTGCAGCTCCCGCTCCTGGTGGTCGAGGAGCGCGACCATGAGCCCGAACCGGTCGCCGAACCGCCGGAAGACGGTGCCCTTGCCCACCTCGGCGGCGGTCGCCACGGCCTCCATGGTCAGATTGGCGGCTCCGCAGTCGGCCGCGAGCTTGGCGGCGACCTCCAGCAGCCGCGTACGGTTGCGGGCCGCGTCCGCGCGCAGTCGTGGCTGGTCGGAGGCGGTCGGGGTGAGGTTCAGCAGTCCGTCGAGGGGGTCGGGGTCCTGAGGCGCCGGGAAGGGCGGCAGCGACTCTTTCATGAAATGAGCGTAACGCTCACCACAGAGAAGTGGACCCCGGTCCGGATAGGTGCTACAAATTTCAACGGACCCCGGTCCGCTTAGCTCGCCCCACCGGGCCCGTGCCCGGTCAGCCTTTCCCCACGTGCACATCCTTGCTAGGAGTCAGCTCATGTCCGTACGCATCCTCGCGCTCGTCGGCAGCCTTCGCGCCGGTTCGCACAACCGCCAGCTCGCCGAGGCCGCCGTGAAGCACGCCCCCGAGGGCGTCGAGATCGAGCTGTACGAGGGTCTGGGCGACGTCCCGTTCTACAACGAGGACGTCGACAACGAGGCCGCCCTCCCGGCCACCGCCGCCCGGCTGCGCGAGGCCGCCGGCCAGGCCGACGGCTTCCTGCTGTTCTCCCCCGAGTACAACGGCACCATCCCGGCCGTCCTGAAGAACGCCATCGACTGGCTGTCCCGCCCGTACGGCGCCGGCTCCTTCACCGGCAAGCCGGTCGCCGTGGTCGGCACCGCGTTCGGCCAGTTCGGCGGCGTGTGGGCGCAGGACGAGACCCGCAAGGCCGTCGGCATCGCCGGCGCCACGGTCCTGGAGGACGCCAAGCTCTCCATCCCCGGCTCGGTCGTCCGCTTCGCCGAGACCCACCCGGCCGACGACGCCGAGGTCGTCACCGGCCTCACCGAGGTCCTGAACCAGCTCACCCAGGCGGGCACCGCCGCCGCCTGATCCGGCGCTCAGCCGTCCCGCCGGGTCCCGGGCCACACGCCCGGGGCCCGGCGTCGGCGTTCCCGGCACCGGCACCGGCGCCGCGGCGAGCGACCCGGCCGCTCCGGGGCCGCCCTCAGACGGTCACTCCCAGCCCCTCCAGCACCACCGCGTTCGGCAGCTCCGCGAGCGCCTTCCCCGGCACCAGCAGCTTGCCGCGCCGCCGGCCGCTGCCGACCAGGACATA encodes the following:
- a CDS encoding exonuclease SbcCD subunit D, whose amino-acid sequence is MRVLHTSDWHLGRTFHRVNMLGAQAEFIGHLVATVRERDVDVVVVAGDVYDRAVPALAAVELFDDALHRLAELGVPTVMISGNHDSARRLGVGAGLIGRAGVHLRTAASAVGTPVVLPDADGDVAFYGLPYLEPALVRDEFGVEKPGHEAVLTAAMDRVRADLATRAEGTRSVVLAHAFVTGGAPSDSERDISVGGVSSVPAGVFDGVDYVALGHLHGSQTLTDRVRYSGSPLPYSFSEADHRKSMWLVDLGADGSVDAERVDCPVPRPLARIRGRLDELLADPELARHEEAWVEATLTDPVRPAEPMARLCARFPHTLSLVFDPERAPGDPDISYARRLAGRDDQEIAEDFVAHVRGTGPDAHERRVLRDAFDDVRADETVREVAR
- a CDS encoding YigZ family protein → MQDEYRTVARAGVHETEVNRSRFLCALAPAATEQEAQDFVAAVRKEHADATHNCFAYVIGADAAVQRASDDGEPGGTAGVPMLQMLLRRDMRYVVAVVTRYYGGVKLGAGGLIRAYGGAVGEALDTLGTLTRRRFRLATVTVDHQRAGKVQNDLRSTGREVRDVRYAEAVTIEIALPDAEVDAFRAWLADSTAGTAELELGGEAYGDA
- a CDS encoding SixA phosphatase family protein yields the protein MITRAGVGPLRRLVVLRHAKSAWPVGVPDHERPLAPRGLRDAPAAGRALAGADCLPDLTVCSTAVRARQTWELAAAEWGTPPPVRHDGRVYAAEVPELLDVVREVPDRVRTLLLVGHNPGLEELVLDLAGDGLDDTLDDVRTKFPTSAIAFLSWHGETWAALTPGTALLTDLIVARGKKKP
- a CDS encoding CoA-binding protein, giving the protein MYGDPATIRRVLTELGDTWAVVGLSNNRDRAAYGVAQVLQRYGKRVVPVHPKAETVHGEQGYASLSAIPFPVDVVDVFVNSDLAGSVADEATRIGARAVWFQLGVIDEPAYHRTREAGLDMVMDRCPAIEIPRLA
- a CDS encoding universal stress protein is translated as MFRTVTAGIDASPESLAAAEWAAREASLRALPLRLVNVWEPVPEPMGREPVLGPGTGPPVGAEVGPVGVGRSAWRDPGVGKVLREAADGIRSRHAGLDVRVEQLAGRASEELVGVAHSGELLVLGSRGLSGIAGFLLGSVGLHVVAHTERPVVLVRAGERASDEHVPGPAGGPGSPGPAGEGTEPGTEGEPGAGSPFRPVVLGLDTVQPDHTLIRFAFEAALVRGTTLRILHDWRPPPHSGLRERPELEADLDADVGQVEAGTLTEVLVPWRREFPGVEVVEESRRGKAAEHLLAASRDACLVVVGRRVRHSPVGAHIGPVVHAVLHHAGVPVAVVAHE
- a CDS encoding VWA domain-containing protein, with amino-acid sequence MTAGAGADGVREVRTASAAPLADRLTAFVRALRGHGIRIGPGETVDAAAVLEVLGLADRERIREGLAAALLRADRQRAVFDSTFELYFPLGVGELTGARRASAGDRDELRDRLAEALALNDAVALGRLAAEAVELLGRYGSPGSDGWSAHQTLDRLRPQTLLARILAGAREAGGTGGTGGGGGAGFRMGFGGGLSFDAGAGAEAGGGSGLGSGGFTERLDADEVRRRIEEFRKRVGAEARRRVAERRGAETIAARGVAPSADQVDFLIASREQLVELRRTVQPLARKLATRLAARRRRAARGQIDIRRTLRRSLSTGGVPLRPAYRRHRPARPEIVLLCDVSGSVAGFANFTMLLVQAMRDQFSKVRVYAFVNRVDEVTGLVTHGAADPAELARRITAEAAVSGWHGSSDYGAALGEFAERHLDAVGPRTSVIVLGDARTNGFDPHPEALRRIAARARRVHWLNPESPQQWGTGDSAAHVYADIVDMHACRNARRLGELVTRLLPV
- a CDS encoding AAA family ATPase; its protein translation is MTYESADRAEHDAHERPQATGTGFFASVDEVAARLADVGYLASTAVATTVFLADRLGKPLLVEGPAGVGKTELAKAVARVGAARLVRLQCYEGIDESRALYEWNHAKQLLRITAGRDEAWDDARTDIFSDEFLLTRPLLTAIRGDEPTVLLIDETDKADVEVEGLLLEVLSDFQVTVPELGTITATRCPFTVLTSNATRELSEALRRRCLFLHLDFPDAELERRIVRLRVPGLDAALADSVVRVVGALREMELRKAPSVAETIDWARTLLALGADTLDENVVRDSLGVILKHQDDIEKAARKLTLV
- a CDS encoding TetR/AcrR family transcriptional regulator; its protein translation is MKESLPPFPAPQDPDPLDGLLNLTPTASDQPRLRADAARNRTRLLEVAAKLAADCGAANLTMEAVATAAEVGKGTVFRRFGDRFGLMVALLDHQERELQAAFLTGPPPLGPDAPPVERLRAFGAAVIRHEYAHRDLYLAARADLSRRHTGPATQLRLGHLCMLLRRARATGDLELLAQTLLGYLDIGLVDHLVERRGMSLDRLERGWADLVERLVVAA
- a CDS encoding NAD(P)H-dependent oxidoreductase, which produces MSVRILALVGSLRAGSHNRQLAEAAVKHAPEGVEIELYEGLGDVPFYNEDVDNEAALPATAARLREAAGQADGFLLFSPEYNGTIPAVLKNAIDWLSRPYGAGSFTGKPVAVVGTAFGQFGGVWAQDETRKAVGIAGATVLEDAKLSIPGSVVRFAETHPADDAEVVTGLTEVLNQLTQAGTAAA